Proteins from a single region of Pyrus communis chromosome 6, drPyrComm1.1, whole genome shotgun sequence:
- the LOC137737133 gene encoding uncharacterized protein, with protein MNFLMRSTHHVQRVTAEQPSVPSVPSVPPVSPVHEPPAETYTTPKSATTLEGLIAEDSYPQYSTTEDNAAESESSGENGIGAKKETSVIAKHYDVSDEEGWIAIPYKELPDNWNDAPDIQSLRPLDRSFVFPGEQVHILACLSACKQDTEIITPFKLAAAMSKNGIRLSPKKQNRKLEDSNGTLLGKGDMSPDSQGADQNGETLSKERTDSQKDVSASESLLRMEDHKRQTEILLQRFERSHFFVRIAESSEALWAKKSISKKSSESVEVDGQEYTENGTQKTAVNAIIDKGNFDPNVSGGVARNNVKCCSLSNGDIVVLLQVNVGVDFLKDPVIEILQFEKYRERSLFAQTQDSLVDANQDPCGELLKWLLPLDNTLPPPARPLSPPLTSNSGIGSTSQKSGSQLLSHFRSYSMSSLPQNTTPPPGPIKAASSKPSFDLEDWDQYSSQKFLKNQKTGGEGLLSFRGVSLERERFSVCCGLEGIYIPGRRWRRKLEIIQPVEILSFAADCNTDDLLCVQIKNVSPAHAPNIVVYIDAITIVFEEASKGGQSLSLPIACIEAGNDHSLPNLALRRGEEHSFILKPATSLWKNFKAGGDRRNHSSQLQAGNAAPSLRPPPKTVGGKKGASTADQYAIMVSCRCNYTESRLFFKQPTSWRPRVSRDLMISVASEMSEQSSAPNGGVSQLPVQVLTLQVSNLMSEDLNLTVLAPASFTSPPSVVSLNSSPASPMSPFLSFPDYTGKSPTIQRLSSPLLSDNQKQNVKGGVWPASFSEQTSPLSDAIPSAGLCCTHLWLQSRVPLGCVPSQSTATIKLELLPLTDGIITLDTLQIDVKEKGVTYIPEYSLKINATSSISTGIL; from the exons ATGAATTTTCTTATGCGATCTACTCACCATGTACAGCGTGTGACGGCAGAACAGCCATCTGTTCCATCTGTTCCGTCTGTACCGCCTGTGTCTCCTGTCCACGAACCACCTGCAGAGACGTATACTACCCCAAAATCAGCAACAACCTTGGAGGGTCTAATTGCTGAAGATTCGTATCCACAGTATTCCACAACCGAAGATAATGCAGCAGAAAGTGAATctagtggtgaaaatggaattgGTGCAAAGAAGGAAACCTCTGTCATAGCAAAGCATTATGATGTCTCTGATGAGGAGGGATGGATTGCCATTCCATACA AAGAACTCCCTGATAATTGGAATGATGCACCAGATATACAGTCATTACGCCCTCTGGACCGCTCCTTTGTTTTCCCTG GTGAACAAGTTCACATCCTTGCATGCTTGTCAGCATGTAAGCAGGACACAGAAATTATTACTCCCTTTAAATTGGCTGCAGCCATGAGTAAAAATGGCATAAGACTAAGTCCAAAGAAACAAAATCGAAAATTGGAAGATAGCAATGGCACATTGTTGGGAAAAGGAGATATGAGTCCTGATAGTCAAGGTGCAGATCAAAATGGTGAAACCCTTTCAAAAGAGAGGACTGATTCACAAAAGGATGTTTCTGCTAGTGAATCTCTTCTTAGAATGGAAGATCACAAAAGACAGACTGAAATTTTATTGCAAAGATTCGAGAGGTCTCATTTTTTTGTTAGGATTGCAGAGTCAAGTGAGGCACTTTGGGCGAAAAAAAGTATTTCTAAGAAGTCTTCAGAATCTGTTGAGGTGGATGGTCAAGAGTACACAGAAAATGGAACCCAGAAAACTGCAGTAAATGCCATTATTGATAAAGGGAATTTTGATCCCAATGTATCTGGAGGTGTAGCAAGAAATAATGTCAAGTGTTGCTCTCTTTCTAATGGTGACATAGTG GTTCTTTTACAAGTGAATGTTGGCGTAGATTTTTTGAAGGACCCTGTTATTGAGATTCTTCAGTTTGAGAAATATCGTGAGAGAAGTTTGTTTGCTCAGACTCAGGACAGCTTAGTTGATGCAAATCAGGACCCATGTGGAGAATTGTTGAAATGGTTGCTTCCTTTGGATAACACCCTTCCACCTCCGGCTCGCCCTTTATCTCCTCCTTTAACTTCCAATTCAGGAATCGGTAGCACATCTCAAAAATCTGGTTCTCAACTCCTTTCCCATTTTAGAAGTTACTCCATGTCATCATTACCACAAAATACTACACCACCACCGGGACCTATTAAAGCTGCAAGTTCTAAGCCAAgctttgatcttgaagactgggatCAGTATTCATCTCAGAAGTTCTTGAAGAATCAAAAAACTGGTGGCGAGGGGCTTTTATCTTTTCGAGGCGTGTCATTGGAGCGAGAAAGGTTTTCTGTTTGTTGTGGATTGGAGGGAATCTATATACCTGGAAGAAGATGGAGGAGAAAACTTGAAATTATACAACCGGTAGAAATCCTTTCTTTTGCTGCTGACTGCAATACAGATGACCTTCTTTGTGTCCAGATAAAG AATGTTTCTCCAGCACATGCACCAAACATTGTGGTGTATATAGATGCTATAACAATTGTTTTTGAGGAGGCTTCAAAGGGTGGACAATCCTTATCATTACCAATTGCATGTATTGAAGCAGGAAATGATCACAGTTTGCCAAATCTAGCCCTCAG GAGAGGTGAAGAGCATTCCTTTATTCTTAAACCAGCAACATCCTTGTGGAAGAATTTCAAGGCTGGTGGTGATAGAAGAAATCACTCATCACAACTACAGGCTGGAAATGCAGCACCAAGCTTGCGTCCGCCGCCCAAGACTGTTGGAGGAAAGAAGGGTGCTTCAACTGCTGATCAGTACGCAATTATGGTATCATGTCGGTGCAACTACACTG AGTCAAGATTATTTTTCAAACAGCCAACAAGTTGGCGTCCGCGTGTTTCAAGGGATCTTATGATCTCTGTTGCATCTGAAATGTCTGAACAATCTAGTGCACCCAACGGAGGAGTCTCTCAGCTTCCTGTTCAG GTCTTGACTCTCCAGGTTTCAAATCTAATGTCAGAAGATCTAAATCTAACAGTTCTTGCTCCAGCTTCATTCACTTCCCCTCCTTCAGTGGTCTCCTTGAATTCTTCCCCTGCTTCACCAATGAGTCCATTTTTAAGTTTTCCTGACTATACAGGAAAGAGTCCTACAATACAGAGGCTAAGCTCACCACTCCTTTCGGACAATCAGAAACAAAATGTTAAAGGTGGAGTTTGGCCAGCTTCTTTTAGCGAACAGACTTCTCCATTGTCTGATGCCATTCCAAGCGCTGGTTTGTGTTGTACACATCTGTGGCTTCAGAGTAGAGTTCCACTAGG GTGTGTCCCATCTCAATCTACGGCAACCATCAAGCTTGAGCTACTTCCATTGACGGATGGTATAATTACACTGGACACTCTGCAAATTGATGTCAAGGAAAAAG GTGTTACCTACATACCCGAGTACTCACTGAAGATTAATGCGACTTCCAGCATTTCCACGGGGATTCTTTAG
- the LOC137737043 gene encoding serine/threonine-protein kinase PBL34-like isoform X2: MGLKAEDGKVEAWDISKSKVRRKKKHKADGDDDDDVEEEGSGCWVRLRFFGSCISSRSKVDSSTSGTSAAHCEIKSINDTSRDQPTATVVSSSTTSNTESNASTSKLEEELKVASRLRKFTFIDLKLATRNFRPESLLGEGGFGCVFKGWIEENGTAPVKPGTGLTVAVKTLNHDGLQGHKEWLAEVNYLGDLVHPNLVKLIGYCIEDDQRLLVYEFMPRGSLENHLFRRSLPLPWSIRMKIALGAAKGLAFLHEEAERPVIYRDFKTSNILLDADYNAKLSDFGLAKDGPEGDKTHVSTRVMGTYGYAAPEYVMTGHLTSKSDVYSFGVVLLEMLTGRRSMDKNRPNGEHNLVEWARPHLGERRRFYRLIDPRLEGHFSIKGVQKAAQLAAHCLSRDPKARPLMSEVVEALKPLPTLKDMASSSYYFQTMQGDRVRSSPNTRNGVRPQGGLLTRNGHNQQRSLSIPNGTHASPYHLQHPQPSPKPNGKS; the protein is encoded by the exons atGGGATTGAAAgctgaggatggtaaggtggaGGCCTGGGACATTAGCAAATCGaaggtgaggaggaagaagaagcacaaAGCTGACGGGGATGATGATGACGACGTGGAAGAGGAGGGGAGTGGGTGTTGGGTTAGGCTGAGGTTCTTTGGGAGCTGCATTTCTTCAAGATCCAAAGTCGATAGCTCAACCAGTGGGACCAGTGCTGCTCACTGTG AAATTAAATCTATAAATGATACGAGCAGAGACCAACCAACAGCTACTGTAGTCTCTTCGTCAACCACTAGTAATACAGAAAGTAATGCATCCACTTCCAAACTTGAAGAGGAACTTAAAGTTGCTTCACGGTTGCGAAAATTCACATTTATTGATCTTAAATTGGCAACAAGAAATTTCAGACCTGAAAGTCTTCTTGGTGAAGGTGGTTTTGGTTGCGTGTTCAAGGGGTGGATAGAAGAAAATGGAACTGCTCCAGTAAAACCTGGCACAGGTCTTACTGTTGCAGTGAAAACTCTTAACCATGATGGACTTCAGGGTCATAAAGAATGGCTG GCTGAAGTAAATTATCTTGGTGACCTTGTCCATCCAAACTTAGTTAAACTTATAGGATACTGCATTGAAGATGATCAAAGGCTACTAGTGTATGAGTTCATGCCTCGAGGGAGCTTGGAGAACCATCTATTTAGGA GGTCGTTGCCTCTTCCATGGTCTATTCGAATGAAGATTGCATTAGGTGCTGCAAAGGGCCTTGCTTTTCTCCACGAGGAAGCAGAAAGACCTGTGATCTATCGTGACTTTAAAACCTCCAACATTTTATTGGACGCA GATTACAATGCCAAGCTGTCTGACTTTGGACTTGCCAAAGATGGTCCCGAGGGTGATAAAACTCATGTCTCCACCCGTGTGATGGGAACTTATGGTTATGCAGCTCCAGAATATGTAATGACTG GACATCTTACATCCAAGAGTGATGTCTATAGTTTTGGTGTGGTTTTACTCGAGATGCTGACTGGCAGAAGATCCATGGACAAAAATCGACCCAATGGCGAACATAACCTTGTGGAATGGGCACGGCCACATctaggagaaagaagaagattcTACCGGTTGATAGACCCTCGGCTTGAAGGCCACTTTTCAATAAAAGGTGTTCAAAAAGCCGCACAACTAGCTGCTCACTGCCTTAGTCGAGATCCAAAAGCCAGGCCCTTGATGAGTGAAGTTGTCGAAGCCTTAAAGCCGCTGCCAACCCTCAAGGATATGGCAAGCTCGTCATATTATTTCCAGACCATGCAAGGTGACCGTGTCAGGTCCAGCCCAAATACCAGAAACGGCGTCAGACCACAGGGAGGATTGCTGACAAGGAACGGGCATAATCAGCAGAGGAGTCTTTCGATACCAAATGGTACCCATGCTTCTCCATATCACCTTCAACATCCCCAACCATCACCAAAGCCTAATGGCAAATCGTAA
- the LOC137737043 gene encoding serine/threonine-protein kinase PBL34-like isoform X1 produces the protein MGLKAEDGKVEAWDISKSKVRRKKKHKADGDDDDDVEEEGSGCWVRLRFFGSCISSRSKVDSSTSGTSAAHCGKIKSINDTSRDQPTATVVSSSTTSNTESNASTSKLEEELKVASRLRKFTFIDLKLATRNFRPESLLGEGGFGCVFKGWIEENGTAPVKPGTGLTVAVKTLNHDGLQGHKEWLAEVNYLGDLVHPNLVKLIGYCIEDDQRLLVYEFMPRGSLENHLFRRSLPLPWSIRMKIALGAAKGLAFLHEEAERPVIYRDFKTSNILLDADYNAKLSDFGLAKDGPEGDKTHVSTRVMGTYGYAAPEYVMTGHLTSKSDVYSFGVVLLEMLTGRRSMDKNRPNGEHNLVEWARPHLGERRRFYRLIDPRLEGHFSIKGVQKAAQLAAHCLSRDPKARPLMSEVVEALKPLPTLKDMASSSYYFQTMQGDRVRSSPNTRNGVRPQGGLLTRNGHNQQRSLSIPNGTHASPYHLQHPQPSPKPNGKS, from the exons atGGGATTGAAAgctgaggatggtaaggtggaGGCCTGGGACATTAGCAAATCGaaggtgaggaggaagaagaagcacaaAGCTGACGGGGATGATGATGACGACGTGGAAGAGGAGGGGAGTGGGTGTTGGGTTAGGCTGAGGTTCTTTGGGAGCTGCATTTCTTCAAGATCCAAAGTCGATAGCTCAACCAGTGGGACCAGTGCTGCTCACTGTGGTA AAATTAAATCTATAAATGATACGAGCAGAGACCAACCAACAGCTACTGTAGTCTCTTCGTCAACCACTAGTAATACAGAAAGTAATGCATCCACTTCCAAACTTGAAGAGGAACTTAAAGTTGCTTCACGGTTGCGAAAATTCACATTTATTGATCTTAAATTGGCAACAAGAAATTTCAGACCTGAAAGTCTTCTTGGTGAAGGTGGTTTTGGTTGCGTGTTCAAGGGGTGGATAGAAGAAAATGGAACTGCTCCAGTAAAACCTGGCACAGGTCTTACTGTTGCAGTGAAAACTCTTAACCATGATGGACTTCAGGGTCATAAAGAATGGCTG GCTGAAGTAAATTATCTTGGTGACCTTGTCCATCCAAACTTAGTTAAACTTATAGGATACTGCATTGAAGATGATCAAAGGCTACTAGTGTATGAGTTCATGCCTCGAGGGAGCTTGGAGAACCATCTATTTAGGA GGTCGTTGCCTCTTCCATGGTCTATTCGAATGAAGATTGCATTAGGTGCTGCAAAGGGCCTTGCTTTTCTCCACGAGGAAGCAGAAAGACCTGTGATCTATCGTGACTTTAAAACCTCCAACATTTTATTGGACGCA GATTACAATGCCAAGCTGTCTGACTTTGGACTTGCCAAAGATGGTCCCGAGGGTGATAAAACTCATGTCTCCACCCGTGTGATGGGAACTTATGGTTATGCAGCTCCAGAATATGTAATGACTG GACATCTTACATCCAAGAGTGATGTCTATAGTTTTGGTGTGGTTTTACTCGAGATGCTGACTGGCAGAAGATCCATGGACAAAAATCGACCCAATGGCGAACATAACCTTGTGGAATGGGCACGGCCACATctaggagaaagaagaagattcTACCGGTTGATAGACCCTCGGCTTGAAGGCCACTTTTCAATAAAAGGTGTTCAAAAAGCCGCACAACTAGCTGCTCACTGCCTTAGTCGAGATCCAAAAGCCAGGCCCTTGATGAGTGAAGTTGTCGAAGCCTTAAAGCCGCTGCCAACCCTCAAGGATATGGCAAGCTCGTCATATTATTTCCAGACCATGCAAGGTGACCGTGTCAGGTCCAGCCCAAATACCAGAAACGGCGTCAGACCACAGGGAGGATTGCTGACAAGGAACGGGCATAATCAGCAGAGGAGTCTTTCGATACCAAATGGTACCCATGCTTCTCCATATCACCTTCAACATCCCCAACCATCACCAAAGCCTAATGGCAAATCGTAA